In Phaseolus vulgaris cultivar G19833 chromosome 10, P. vulgaris v2.0, whole genome shotgun sequence, a single genomic region encodes these proteins:
- the LOC137818958 gene encoding uracil phosphoribosyltransferase, whose protein sequence is MASSRVIFNLTLPFPSDAPPIPSTCHSLSLSHSPLFTTPKIVCSSVRRRTCGAVYSHMTMEEKPLSENRMLVYVPPHPLIKHWVSVLRNEQTPCPIFRNAMAELGRLLMYEASRDWLPTVSGEIQSPMAVASVEFIDPREPVAVIPILRAGLALAEHASSILPATKTYHLGIRRDEETLQPTIYLNKLPEKFPEGSKVFVVDPMLATGGTIVAALSLLKDRGVGNKHIKVISAVSAPPALQKLSEQFPGLHVYTGIIDPEVNEKGFIIPGLGDAGDRSYGTDT, encoded by the exons ATGGCTTCTTCCCGCGTTATCTTCAACCTCACTCTCCCTTTTCCCTCCGATGCGCCACCAATTCCGTCCACATGtcactctctttctctctcacaCTCCCCTCTCTTCACCACCCCAAAG ATTGTTTGCTCCAGTGTTCGGCGGCGCACGTGTGGTGCTGTGTACTCTCACATGACTATGGAGGAGAAGCCCCTTTCCGAGAACAGAATGCTC GTGTATGTGCCTCCTCATCCGTTGATCAAGCACTGGGTTTCAGTTTTGAGGAATGAGCAAACCCCTTGCCCCATCTTCA GAAATGCAATGGCAGAGTTGGGAAGGCTACTAATGTATGAAGCTTCAAGGGATTGGTTG CCCACTGTTTCTGGAGAGATTCAATCACCAATGGCTGTAGCCTCTGTGGAATTCATTGACCCAAGGGAGCCTGTGGCT GTAATTCCAATCTTGAGGGCAGGCCTTGCTCTTGCTGAACATGCTTCATCAATCTTGCCTGCAACAAAAACATATCATCTAG GAATAAGAAGAGACGAGGAAACTCTTCAGCCAACTATATATTTGAACAA GTTACCTGAGAAATTTCCTGAAGGTTCTAAAGTTTTTGTGGTTGATCCTATGCTAGCAACAG GTGGTACTATAGTGGCTGCTCTGAGCCTTTTAAAGGATCGAGGAGTTGGCAACAAGCATATTAAAGTG ATATCAGCTGTCTCAGCTCCTCCGGCTCTTCAAAAGCTGAGTGAACAGTTTCCTGG GCTTCATGTGTACACTGGAATAATTGACCCTGAAGTTAATGAAAAAGG GTTCATAATTCCTGGCCTTGGAGATGCAGGGGACCGGAGCTATGGTACAGATACATGA